In Amaranthus tricolor cultivar Red isolate AtriRed21 chromosome 3, ASM2621246v1, whole genome shotgun sequence, a single window of DNA contains:
- the LOC130807758 gene encoding E3 ubiquitin-protein ligase RING1-like codes for MKEAPTYSLGDSGHSCILIECENSTSCHYTCYPSVDIFPPPPLPPPPSSQNHLAPFLIATISILGISFLLYSTCTIILRLGFTRCCRNRDSNNSLENSNSSQIGDDDGSFVDHPIWHITTIGLQQSVIDSITAFKYKKLDGYFVGGDDSSCSVCLTEFEDGDDLRLLPKCSHAFHVSCIDTWLRSHKNCPLCRAPIVNEDEVGNLGNNLEEGLQNSDNNNGGEGSSHQIRERGDHLGELPVLEGVKIAEILKKNRELRIFSDLGENHRFRALGEGLEPVQRSVSFDAVAVSAICGAELGSRDGSSSSEGCSRVVLMEKNVDLEKGGSKRGSSLLIKSSSIGRSLQKRPVSMKRSLSASSKFFSFRRTKSQVSILPL; via the coding sequence ATGAAAGAAGCTCCAACCTATAGCCTAGGTGATAGTGGCCATTCCTGCATCCTCATAGAGTGCGAAAACTCCACCTCTTGTCATTACACTTGTTATCCTTCCGTCGACATTTTTCCACCGCCTCCACTGCCTCCACCGCCTTCTTCACAAAACCATCTTGCTCCTTTTCTGATCGCGACAATTTCAATTCTGGGTATTTCTTTTCTACTTTATTCGACTTGTACAATCATTTTAAGGCTTGGGTTTACTCGTTGCTGCAGAAATCGAGACTCTAATAATTCTCTGGAAAATTCTAATAGTTCTCAAATTGGTGATGATGATGGGTCTTTCGTGGATCATCCGATTTGGCATATTACTACAATTGGGCTTCAACAGTCGGTAATTGATTCTATAACTgcttttaaatataaaaaacttgATGGGTATTTTGTGGGTGGTGATGATTCTTCTTGTTCAGTTTGTTTAACGGAATTTGAAGATGGTGATGATTTGAGATTGTTGCCTAAATGTAGTCATGCTTTTCATGTTTCTTGTATTGATACTTGGTTAAGGTCTCACAAGAATTGCCCCCTTTGTCGTGCCCCAATTGTGAACGAGGATGAGGTTGGAAATTTAGGTAATAATTTGGAGGAAGGATTGCAAAATTCGGATAATAATAATGGAGGGGAGGGTAGTAGTCATCAAATTAGGGAAAGGGGGGATCATTTAGGGGAATTGCCTGTTTTAGAGGGTGTGAAGATAGCAGAAATTCTGAAGAAGAATCGTGAGCTTCGTATATTCAGTGATTTGGGTGAGAATCATCGATTTCGAGCATTGGGGGAAGGTTTAGAGCCGGTTCAAAGGTCTGTTTCGTTCGATGCTGTTGCAGTTTCAGCAATTTGTGGTGCAGAACTTGGTTCTAGAGATGGGAGTTCCTCAAGTGAAGGGTGTTCTAGGGTGGTTTTAATGGAGAAGAATGTTGATTTAGAGAAAGGGGGTAGTAAAAGGGGATCAAGTTTATTGATCAAGAGTTCTTCCATTGGACGTTCATTGCAAAAACGTCCAGTTTCTATGAAAAGATCATTGTCTGCAAGTAGCAAGTTCTTTTCTTTTCGAAGAACAAAAAGCCAGGTCTCAATTCTTCCTTTGTGA
- the LOC130808495 gene encoding LOW QUALITY PROTEIN: sporulation-specific glucan 1,3-beta-glucosidase-like (The sequence of the model RefSeq protein was modified relative to this genomic sequence to represent the inferred CDS: inserted 3 bases in 2 codons) encodes MAAELFACYEASNHGIWMRNFITGLRVVDSIQRPLKLYCDNDSAVKFSNNNKSSRKSKFVALKFLDVKERVQHKELSVKHISTNSMIADPLTKALPSKRFLEHVAHMSVVSSIMVELKFGFIMIQVYTIFTHSLRGRLLDQSPTLGLYDGTEVLFKSXTLQKYVCAENGGGSNVSVSRDIPSSWETFRLWRVSETEFQLRSIQRKFWTCEGQGNSVFATKESLAGTKETFYIEKQVNSSRVHIKLQNGAYLQALTESPLTADYQKTPGWDDNAATFEMTIVSNNLHGDFQLANGYGRVEAKQILEEHRNKFITIDDFYFLSRHGINTVRIPVGWWIAFDPDLPTPFIGGSLTALDRAFSWAQTYGIKCIIDLHAAPGSQNGMEHSASRDGSVDWPTSQDNIDRTLHVIDFLASRYAKNPALLGIELLNEPSAARVPLDTLVSYYQQGYQTVRKYSSTAYVIVCQRIGNADPLELYRANIGSTKVIVDLHYYNLFDTVFINMNSTQNIDTIYKSREAQLQQLNNASGPLIFIGEWVNEWNVTSGSKEDYQNFGRAXVDVYNVASFGWCYWTLKNDGKHWDFEWNIKNNYLELVMHIILQVVHQDHKFHIQQCSY; translated from the exons ATGGCAGCAGAATTATTTGCATGCTATGAGGCATCGAACCATGGGATATGGATGCGAAATTTTATCACGGGACTACGTGTAGTGGATTCTATTCAAAGACCACTTAAGTTATATTGTGACAACGACTCCGCTGTAAAATTTTCTAACAACAATAAGAGTTCGAGGAAGTCAAAGTTTGTGGCTCTCAAATTCTTGGATGTAAAAGAAAGGGTTCAGCATAAAGAATTGTCAGTTAAACATATCAGTACAAACTCTATGATTGCGGATCCTCTTACCAAAGCATTACCATCCAAGCGGTTTCTTGAGCATGTGGCTCATATGAGTGTTGTTTCATCTAT TATGGTtgagctcaaatttggttttataATGATACAAGTTTATACAATTTTTACACATAGCCTAAGAGGGAGATTGTTGGACCAAAGTCCAACGTTGGgcttatat GATGGAACAGAAGTGCTGTTTAAGTC GACATTGCAAAAGTATGTATGTGCTGAAAATGGTGGTGGCTCTAATGTCTCAGTTAGTAGGGATATACCTTCTTCCTGGGAAACCTTTCGG TTATGGAGAGTGTCGGAGACAGAATTTCAATTACGCTCCATACAAAGGAAGTTTTGGACATGTGAAGGCCAAGGAAACTCTGTATTTGCGACTAAAGAATCACTGGCAGGTACCAAGGAAACATTTTACATAGAAAAACAAGTCAATAGCAGCAGAGTTCACATCAAACTTCAAAACGGCGCCTATCTACAG GCTCTGACTGAAAGCCCGCTTACAGCAGATTATCAAAAAACCCCAGGATGGGATGATAATGCAGCCACCTTCGAGATGACTATAGTTTCGAATAATCTTCACGGTGACTTCCAGCTAGCAAACGGTTATGGACGTGTCGAGGCCAAACAAATTCTGGAG GAACATCGAAACAAGTTTATCACCATAGATGACTTTTATTTCCTGAGTAGACACGGAATAAATACTGTGAGGATTCCCGTTGGATGGTGGATTGCTTTTGATCCTGATCTTCCAACTCCTTTCATCGGAGGATCATTAACAGCATTAGATCGAGCATTTTCCTGGGCTCA AACATATGGAATAAAGTGCATAATTGACCTTCATGCTGCCCCTGGCTCACAAAATGGAATGGAACATAGTGCTAGCAGAGATGGTTCAGTTGATTGGCCAACATCACAAGATAATATTGATAGAACTTTGCATGTTATTGACTTTTTGGCCTCTAG GTACGCAAAGAACCCTGCACTATTAGGAATTGAGCTCTTGAATGAACCATCGGCCGCAAGAGTACCTTTGGACACTTTGGTTTCGTATTACCAACAAGGCTACCAGACTGTAAGGAAGTATTCGTCTACAGCTTATGTTATAGTCTGTCAGCGAATAGGCAATGCAGATCCGCTTGAACTTTATCGGGCAAACATAGGTTCTACAAAGGTCATTGTAGACCTTCATTACTACAACCTTTTTGATACGGTCTTTATTAACATGAACTCAACCCAAAATATTGACACTATATATAAGAGTAGAGAAGCTCAACTGCAGCAGCTGAACAATGCGAGTGGCCCGCTTATTTTCATTG GAGAATGGGTGAACGAGTGGAATGTAACAAGCGGATCGAAAGAAGACTACCAGAATTTCGGAAGGG CGGTAGATGTTTATAATGTTGCTTCATTTGGTTGGTGTTACTGGACATTGAAAAATGACGGGAAACACTGGGATTTTGAATGGAATATCAAAAACAACTACCTTGAACTCG TTATGCATATAATTTTACAGGTAGTTCATCAAGATCACAAGTTTCACATCCAGCAGTGTTCCTATTGA
- the LOC130807757 gene encoding protein MIZU-KUSSEI 1-like: MRSYRSMGPTHIATNVTTVDCHKQVRTWRLLRTIMELLIPTCNCTFVHTTDDHPSSTTTNHPKPTTSSTSFSSSSSFLTGTIFGYKKGKVKFCIQSNSTSPNPILLLELAVPTTILAREMRSGLLRIALECSSEQTNSLLEMPVWKMYCNGKRVGFAVKRKPSKTDMEVLRRMKSVVVGAGIVSGKEIGCQEDDILYLRGNFERIRGSSDAQSFHLIDPDGNINQDLSIFFLRSR; the protein is encoded by the coding sequence ATGCGTTCATACCGGAGCATGGGACCCACCCACATCGCCACCAACGTAACCACCGTGGACTGCCACAAACAAGTCCGAACGTGGCGGCTCCTCCGCACCATCATGGAACTTCTCATCCCCACTTGCAATTGTACTTTCGTCCATACAACCGACGACCACCCCTCCTCAACTACCACAAACCACCCTAAACCCACCACATCCTCCACCTCGTTCTCGTCCTCATCCTCTTTTCTTACAGGAACCATCTTTGGCTACAAAAaaggaaaagtaaaattttgcaTACAATCAAACTCAACTTCTCCTAACCCAATTCTCCTTCTAGAGTTAGCTGTCCCTACAACAATCTTAGCCCGCGAAATGCGAAGTGGGTTGTTAAGGATTGCTCTAGAATGTTCTTCTGAACAAACTAACTCCTTACTTGAAATGCCGGTTTGGAAGATGTATTGTAATGGAAAAAGAGTTGGGTTTGCAGTAAAAAGAAAGCCATCTAAGACAGATATGGAGGTTTTAAGGAGGATGAAAAGTGTTGTTGTTGGAGCTGGAATTGTTAGTGGCAAAGAAATTGGTTGTCAAGAAGATGATATCTTGTATTTAAGAGGAAATTTTGAGAGAATTCGTGGATCGTCTGATGCTCAATCTTTTCATTTGATTGATCCTGATGGCAATATTAATCAAGATCTTAGCATCTTTTTTCTTCGATCTAGATGA
- the LOC130807759 gene encoding ribosome biogenesis protein BOP1 homolog yields MKLKKELKGRRNNTDDEVHENNANASGNGNDDNESYHSVEESDSSEDEVAPRNTIGDVPLKFYNEEEHIGYDLTGKKIKKKERKDLLDKFLASADDKKAWRKFIDEYNDEEVELKKDEIKMIRRILEGKTPHGDVNPYPTYVDWFEWEGKGHPLSNAPEPKRRFIPSKSEAKKISKYVRAIREGRIKFDKPKEEPRFYLLWGDDGNTSERRRGLSYIPPPKAKLPGHEESYNPSLEYIPTQEEIDSYSLMYEEDRPDFIPQRFTSLRNVPAYGNSLKECFDRCLDLYMCRRVRKKRLNIDPESLKPKIPDYKDLRPFPTTCYIEYKGHSDAVVSISTDASGQWIASGSTDGTVCIWEVTTGRCIRVWEVGNAVRKVAWNPLPHQPILAVAVDQDVLILDTGLGSDEEQGKITDLLQFEKPIKPDNSGDSAIVQWHRDEKLRCLRLRHFKAVSTIEWHRRGDYLSTVIPQGESRAIMIHQLSKKGSQKIPFKLHGLPVSTAFHPSRSIFFISTKKFVRVYDLLNEKLIKKLDTRLREVSCIAVHPGGDNLIVGSREGKWCWFDMDLSSTPYKVLKNHKKDITNVTFHRNVNYPLFATCSEDGKAYVYHGMVYADLNQDPFIVPLKILQGHSNQKGRGILDCKFHPKQPWLFTAGADSIIRLYCH; encoded by the exons ATGAAGCTCAAGAAAGAGCTCAAAGGAAGAAGAAATAACACTGACGATGAAGTACATG AAAACAATGCGAATGCGAGCGGCAATGGGAATGATGATAATGAATCTTATCACTCGGTGGAAGAGAGTGATTCGTCTGAAGACGAG GTTGCTCCTCGTAATACAATTGGAGATGTTCCGTTGAAGTTCTATAATGAAGAGGAACATATTGGATACGATCTTACTGGGAAGAAAATTAAGAAGAAAGAGCGTAAAGATTTACTTGATAAGTTTCTTGCTAGTGCTGACGATAAGAAGGCCTG gAGGAAATTTATTGATGAATACAATGACGAGGAAGTGGAGTTGAAGAAAGATGAAATTAAGATGATTCGTCGTATATTGGAAGGAAAGACACCACATGGTGATGTGAATCCCTATCCG ACTTACGTTGATTGGTTTGAATGGGAAGGTAAAGGTCATCCGTTGTCAAATGCACCAGAACCAAAGAGGCGTTTTATTCCCTCAAAATCAGAGGCCAAAAAG ATAAGTAAGTACGTGAGGGCCATTCGAGAGGGAAGAATCAAATTTGATAAACCAAAGGAAGAACCAAGGTTCTATTTGTTATGGGGTGACGATGGTAACACATCTGAAAGAAGAAGGGGTTTATCCTATATACCTCCTCCAAAAGCCAAATTGCCTG GCCACGAGGAATCTTACAATCCTTCCTTGGAATACATACCAACACAAGAAGAGATTGATTCATATTCGCTGATGTACGAGGAAGATAGACCTGATTTTATTCCACAGAG GTTCACATCACTAAGAAATGTCCCAGCATATGGAAATAGTCTCAAGGAGTGTTTTGATCGTTGTTTGGACTTGTATATGTGTCGTCGTGTTCGTAAAAAGCGC CTCAACATTGATCCAGAATCGTTGAAACCGAAGATTCCTGATTATAAGGATCTTAGGCCCTTCCCCACAACTTGTTATATTGAGTACAAGGGTCACAGTGATGCTGTTGTTTCCATTTCTACAGATGCTTCAGGGCAATGGATAGCTTCTG GTTCGACTGATGGAACTGTATGCATTTGGGAGGTTACTACAGGAAGATGTATCCGTGTCTGGGAAGTTGGAAATGCTGTTCGGAAAGTTGCATGGAATCCGTTACCACATCAGCCGATCTTGGCAGTTGCTGT AGACCAAGATGTACTTATTCTTGATACTGGATTGGGAAGTGATGAAGAGCAGGGAAAAATCACAGATCTTTTGCAGTTCGAGAAACCTATTAAACCAGATAATTCTG GTGATTCTGCTATAGTACAATGGCATCGTGATGAAAAACTTCGTTGCCTCAGACTGAGGCATTTTAAG GCTGTGTCAACAATTGAATGGCATCGCAGAGGAGATTATCTCTCAACAGTGATCCCACAAG GCGAATCTCGAGCGATAATGATACACCAGCTGTCCAAGAAAGGAAGTCAAAAAATTCCATTCAAGTTGCATGGACTTCCAGTCTCAACGGCTTTCCACCCATCTAGATCCATTTTCTTCATCTCAACAAAGAAATTTGTTCGGGTGTATGATTTACTGAATGAAAAACTGATAAAGAAGCTTGATACGAGGCTTCGTGAAGTTTCATGCATTGCAGTACATCCTGGTG GTGACAATTTGATTGTTGGGAGCAGAGAAGGAAAATGGTGTTGGTTTGACATGGATCTCTCATCAACACCTTACAAAGTCTTGAA GAATCACAAAAAGGATATCACGAACGTTACCTTTCATCGTAATGTTAATTATCCTCTATTTGCAACGTGCTCAGAGGATGGTAAAGCATATGTTTATCATGGCATGGTTTATGCAGACTTAAATCAAGATCCTTTCATTGTTCCTTTAAAAATTCTCCAAGGGCATTCTAACCAGAAAGGAAGAG
- the LOC130808497 gene encoding uncharacterized protein LOC130808497 encodes MSSSSSSKKTKAEDKQPNLCEFLFKRMKSQGSFNETNDSPPSPLSSPPTQDVNMEVGGSSACDEPLDDDCDEPLDDDWVYDVELLPHDPGLRKNIMDYPPNERNPVRRAYILKKPCQPKTHVFPQKQVGGLRRFSVNWFKKWDWLEYSVEKDAAFCFAWFKWWNKPYRFQKHVGGIKSAHIVAHEKYVNLRDAKKTSIEVVFDNASQAQMDSYHIRLNASLTCLRFLLGQGLAFRGHDESEESNSRGNFLELLKWLGEKVDEVKQHINSLSMMLVETKRHETFPLIHLLIKLMLILPVATASVEKVFSAMTYVKSKLRNSMGDQLMNDCLVTFIEKEVFLQVSDEMIIDRFKSMKTRRMNL; translated from the exons aTGTCAAGTAGTTCAAGTTCAAAGAAGACAAAAGCCGAGGATAAACAACCCAATCTTTGTGAATTCttgtttaaaagaatgaaatcccAAGGATCATTTAACGAAACCAATGACTCTCCTCCTTctcctttaagttcccctccAACTCAAGATGTTAATATGGAAGTAGGTGGTTCAAGTGCTTGTGATGAACCATTGGATGATGATTGTGATGAACCATTGGATGATGATTGGGTGTATGATGTTGAACTTCTTCCTCATGACCCGGGATTGAGAAAAAACATAATGGATTATCCCCCAAATGAAAGAAATCCGGTTAGGAGagcttatattcttaaaaaacctTGCCAACCAAAAACACATGTTTTCCCTCAAAAACAAGTAGGTGGTTTACGCCGTTTTAGTGTCAATTGGTTCAAAAAATGGGATTGGCTTGAATATAGTGTTGAAAAAGATGCCGCATTTTGCTTTGCTT GGTTTAAATGGTGGAATAAACCGTATAGGTTTCAAAAGCATGTTGGTGGAATTAAAAGTGCTCATATTGTTGCTCATGAGAAATATGTGAATCTAAGAGATGCAAAAAAGACATCAATTGAAGTTGTCTTTGATAATGCGAGTCAAGCTCAAATGGATTCATATCATATTCGTTTGAATGCATCCTTAACTTGTTTGAGATTTCTTTTGGGCCAAGGTTTGGCATTCCGGGGACATGATGAAAGTGAGGAGTCAAATAGTAGAGGTAACTTTCTTgagcttttgaagtggttaggggAGAAGGTTGACGAAGTCAAACAACATATCAATTCTCTTTCCATGATGCTTGTTGAAACAAAGAGACATGAGACATTTCCTCTTATACATTTGCTAATCAAGTTGATGTTGATTCTTCCCGTTGCTACGGCAAGTGTAGAAAAAGTGTTTTCCGCAATGACATATGTCAAAAGTAAGTTGAGAAATAGTATGGGTGATCAACTTATGAATGATTGTTTGGTAACTTTTATTGAGAAGGAAGTGTTTCTACAAGTTTCCGATgaaatgattattgatcgttttaAAAGTATGAAAACTCGAAggatgaatttgtaa